Proteins encoded within one genomic window of Rhododendron vialii isolate Sample 1 chromosome 1a, ASM3025357v1:
- the LOC131333874 gene encoding N-terminal acetyltransferase B complex catalytic subunit NAA20, translating into MGSGCLGVSAQISLLIRSNCKNIGQSRRLVGEREREREREMTTIRRFCCNDLLRFASVNLDHLTETFNMSFYMTYLARWPDYFHVAEAPGNQVMGYIMGKVEGQGESWHGHVTAVTVAPEYRRQQLAKKLMNLLEEISDKIDKAYFVDLFVRASNTPAIKMYEKLGYIIYRRVLRYYSGEEDGLDMRKALSRDVEKKSVIPLKRPVTPDELEYD; encoded by the exons ATGGGCTCGGGTTGCTTGGGTGTGTCGGCCCAAATTTCACTTCTAATTAGGAGTAACTGTAAGAATATTGGGCAGTCTAGGCGGcttgtgggagagagagagagagagagagagagagagatgacaacGATTCGAAGATTTTGCTGCAACGATCTTCTCCGTTTCGCATCGGTGAATCTTGACCATCTCACTGAAACG TTCAACATGTCGTTCTATATGACCTACCTCGCGAGATGGCCGGACTATTTTCACGTTGCCGAAGCTCCTGGAAATCAAGTTATGGGATACA TTATGGGAAAAGTTGAAGGGCAAGGTGAATCTTGGCATGGCCATGTAACTGCAGTGACTGTTGCTCCTGAATATCGCAGACAGCAATTGGCCAAGAAATTGATGAACCTGCTCGAAGAAATAAGCGACAAGAT TGACAAGGCTTACTTTGTAGACCTGTTTGTGAGAGCATCAAACACCCCAGCAATAAAGATGTATGAAAAG CTGGGTTATATAATCTACAGACGGGTACTGCGTTATTACTCGGGGGAGGAAGATGGGTTAG ATATGAGGAAAGCATTATCTAGGGATGTTGAAAAGAAATCTGTTATACCCCTCAAAAGACCAGTTACTCCAGATGAATTAGAGTATGATTAG